In a single window of the Bacillus clarus genome:
- the kdpA gene encoding potassium-transporting ATPase subunit KdpA produces the protein MNWLTSLITIGLFVLIAKLMGDYIYNAFQKRDSFQRVYGPLEGVIFKVAGIKGHNQTGKQYMFCLIMTNFFFIVVVYSIFRLQGMLPLNPNHFEGLEPTLAFHTAITFMTNANLQHYGGESSLSYFSQMVGVTFMMFAAPATSMAVGITFIRLLAGKRVGNFFVDFVQSITRVLLPIAFVMSLLFVLLGTPQTLDSAVTVKTAEGTIQEIPRGPVASLLSIKELGDNGGGFFGTVSAHPFENPNMISNVLQMMLQMLIPMAFPFVYGRMVGNRKQGRIFFISMLILFVIGFGILAMSEVKGNPLLNQFGLESSQGNMEGKEARLGVISSALYATVTSASGTGGVNTTHDTLTPIGVLVPLVNMLLGTVFGGIGVGFMNVIMYAMIAVFLAGLMVGRTPEFLNKKLEGKEMKLIAITIVSQPLLILGAAAIAFSTHYGTDAISNPGFHGLTQVIYEYTSSAVNNGSGFEGLKDNTPFWNLSTGIVMYIGRYLGFITMLAVAVGLKKKKVIPETVGTFQTDTHLFGGILLSTVCIVGALTFLPVLVLGPIAEFLTIV, from the coding sequence ATGAATTGGCTTACAAGTCTAATTACAATTGGTCTATTCGTGTTAATTGCAAAACTTATGGGAGATTACATATACAATGCTTTTCAAAAGCGTGATTCTTTTCAAAGAGTATATGGCCCGCTAGAAGGAGTAATATTCAAAGTAGCTGGTATTAAAGGACATAATCAAACCGGAAAACAATATATGTTTTGTTTAATCATGACAAATTTCTTTTTTATTGTAGTCGTATATTCTATATTTCGATTACAAGGAATGTTGCCGTTAAACCCTAATCATTTTGAAGGATTAGAACCTACTTTAGCATTTCATACAGCTATTACGTTTATGACAAATGCAAACTTACAACATTACGGAGGAGAAAGTAGTTTATCTTACTTTTCTCAAATGGTCGGTGTGACGTTTATGATGTTTGCAGCTCCTGCTACTTCAATGGCAGTTGGGATCACGTTTATTCGTCTATTAGCTGGAAAACGAGTTGGGAACTTTTTTGTTGATTTTGTACAATCTATTACAAGAGTATTATTACCGATTGCGTTTGTAATGTCATTGTTATTTGTATTGTTAGGGACGCCTCAAACACTTGATTCGGCAGTAACTGTGAAAACTGCGGAAGGAACAATACAGGAGATTCCCCGCGGACCAGTAGCTTCTTTATTATCTATTAAAGAATTAGGTGACAATGGAGGTGGATTTTTCGGAACCGTCTCTGCGCACCCTTTTGAAAATCCGAATATGATTAGTAACGTACTACAGATGATGTTACAAATGTTAATTCCGATGGCTTTTCCATTTGTATACGGGAGAATGGTTGGTAACCGAAAACAAGGAAGAATATTTTTCATATCCATGCTTATTCTCTTTGTTATCGGATTCGGTATTCTTGCTATGTCTGAAGTAAAGGGAAATCCATTGCTTAATCAATTTGGCCTAGAGAGTTCGCAAGGGAATATGGAAGGGAAAGAAGCTCGTCTTGGTGTTATTTCATCTGCCCTGTATGCAACAGTGACAAGCGCTTCAGGAACTGGGGGAGTAAATACCACACATGACACGTTAACACCGATTGGAGTATTGGTTCCACTTGTAAATATGCTTTTAGGTACTGTGTTTGGCGGCATTGGAGTTGGGTTTATGAACGTCATCATGTATGCGATGATTGCTGTGTTTTTAGCGGGGTTAATGGTTGGACGTACGCCAGAGTTTTTGAATAAAAAATTAGAAGGAAAAGAAATGAAGTTAATCGCGATTACGATTGTATCTCAGCCATTACTCATTCTTGGAGCAGCGGCAATTGCTTTTTCCACTCACTATGGCACAGACGCAATATCCAATCCTGGTTTTCACGGTTTAACGCAAGTGATATATGAGTATACGTCATCTGCTGTTAACAATGGATCTGGATTTGAAGGCTTAAAAGATAATACACCATTTTGGAATCTTTCAACTGGTATTGTTATGTATATTGGTAGATACTTAGGATTCATTACAATGCTGGCTGTCGCAGTTGGGCTAAAAAAGAAGAAGGTTATTCCTGAAACTGTAGGTACTTTTCAAACGGATACTCATTTATTTGGAGGAATCTTGCTTAGTACGGTATGTATAGTAGGTGCGTTAACATTTTTGCCAGTGCTCGTACTTGGGCCGATTGCTGAATTTTTAACTATCGTATAA
- a CDS encoding D-serine ammonia-lyase: MKGIEGKNLEAWKEQLPFLNNLIAMEEVFWVNPNMEAFQVGMKDSPLNVEDVKDAEERLKRFAPYIAKIFPETKGTNGIIESPLVKIPSMKHSLEKKYNQSILGELLLKCDSHLPISGSIKARGGIYEVLKHAEELAFKHGILTKEDDYSILDSDRFRDFFSKYSIAVGSTGNLGLSIGIMSAKLGFNVTVHMSADAKQWKKDLLRSKNVTVIEYEADYSKAVEEGRQQADADPSCYFVDDENSHDLFLGYAVAASRLQKQLEELEIVVDEEHPLFVYLPCGVGGGPGGVAFGLKLLYKDNVHCFFAEPTHSPCMLLGLMTGLHDKISVQEIGIDNITDADGLAVGRPSGFVGKTMEPFLSGNYTVSDEEMYRLLKELADTEKIYLETSALAGMIGPMKLCKEGKVYLQKQHLTEKVKRGTHIVWGTGGSMVPEDVMSGYYKKGLELMIKEK; this comes from the coding sequence ATGAAAGGGATAGAGGGGAAAAATCTAGAAGCATGGAAAGAGCAACTTCCATTTCTAAACAATCTTATTGCAATGGAAGAAGTATTTTGGGTGAATCCGAATATGGAAGCCTTCCAAGTGGGTATGAAAGATTCTCCACTTAATGTGGAAGATGTAAAAGACGCAGAAGAGAGATTGAAGCGTTTTGCACCGTATATTGCAAAGATCTTTCCTGAAACGAAAGGAACGAACGGTATTATAGAATCACCTTTAGTTAAAATTCCTTCGATGAAACATTCTTTAGAGAAAAAGTACAACCAATCGATATTAGGGGAATTATTATTAAAATGTGACAGTCATCTTCCAATATCCGGATCAATAAAAGCAAGAGGCGGCATTTATGAAGTATTGAAACATGCAGAAGAATTAGCTTTTAAGCATGGGATACTAACAAAAGAAGATGATTATTCCATTTTAGATAGTGATCGTTTTAGAGACTTTTTCTCAAAATATTCTATCGCGGTAGGATCAACTGGAAATTTAGGACTTAGTATCGGCATTATGAGTGCCAAGCTAGGCTTTAATGTGACAGTTCATATGTCGGCCGATGCGAAACAATGGAAAAAAGATTTACTAAGAAGTAAAAATGTGACAGTTATCGAATATGAAGCTGATTATAGTAAAGCAGTAGAAGAAGGACGTCAACAAGCAGATGCTGATCCTAGTTGTTATTTTGTTGATGATGAAAATTCACATGATTTATTTTTAGGATACGCAGTAGCAGCGTCTCGTTTGCAAAAACAATTAGAAGAGTTAGAGATTGTAGTAGATGAAGAACATCCTTTATTCGTTTATCTTCCGTGCGGAGTTGGTGGGGGCCCTGGCGGGGTAGCATTCGGCTTAAAGTTATTGTATAAAGACAACGTACACTGCTTCTTTGCGGAGCCTACTCATTCGCCATGTATGTTACTTGGTTTAATGACTGGACTTCACGATAAAATTTCCGTTCAAGAAATCGGTATTGATAATATAACAGACGCAGATGGTCTTGCGGTAGGAAGGCCTTCTGGATTTGTCGGTAAAACGATGGAACCGTTTTTGAGTGGAAATTACACAGTTAGTGATGAAGAGATGTATAGATTGTTAAAAGAGCTCGCGGACACAGAAAAGATTTACTTAGAGACTTCTGCACTAGCAGGTATGATTGGACCAATGAAATTATGTAAAGAAGGAAAAGTGTATTTACAAAAGCAACATTTAACAGAAAAAGTGAAGAGAGGTACACATATCGTGTGGGGAACTGGTGGGAGTATGGTTCCAGAAGATGTGATGAGCGGGTATTATAAAAAGGGTCTGGAATTAATGATAAAAGAAAAATGA
- a CDS encoding DUF445 domain-containing protein, whose translation MSLQSKYLAGISLGVMGVGFAATIPFQGTVAGEIIQGGFEAGLVGGLADWFAVTALFRHPMGIPIPHTALLPKNRKRVTKGLVSTLENEWLTKESITSKVKEMQLAQMVLQVAEKELQSDAVKKGIVTIAEKAILQINTEKLAVIIEKELKTYLHTIHTSNILQVLIDQLVMQEYDEKTLDYMLMKAKEWTAQDEARYQLGSLGMKAMENIKVDGFLQFTLKSFMNIVDEDKIGGILQKFIISNINSLQDADNSTRQLILMKIRQELINVKENEALLQELENWKEKWIANWDATDKIKEMLEQVQQRAVAFVKNEEFADKYVISFLKTQMNNIKEDERTVQKIEDWLQKQVVNLVEKNHSKIGKLVQENFDKLDDKTLIEMIENNVGKDLQWIRVNGAVCGFMIGLVLEGIKAII comes from the coding sequence ATGTCATTACAGTCAAAATATTTAGCCGGTATTTCACTAGGGGTTATGGGCGTAGGTTTCGCAGCGACAATCCCTTTTCAAGGAACGGTAGCAGGGGAGATTATACAAGGAGGATTTGAGGCAGGATTAGTTGGCGGACTTGCCGATTGGTTTGCGGTTACGGCTCTATTTCGTCATCCGATGGGGATCCCAATTCCGCATACGGCTTTATTGCCGAAAAACAGGAAGCGGGTAACAAAGGGGCTCGTATCTACGTTAGAAAATGAATGGCTGACGAAAGAAAGTATTACGAGTAAAGTAAAAGAAATGCAGCTAGCACAAATGGTACTGCAAGTTGCTGAGAAAGAGTTACAGTCTGACGCTGTGAAAAAAGGAATTGTAACAATTGCTGAGAAAGCAATTCTTCAAATAAATACGGAAAAGTTAGCTGTTATTATTGAAAAAGAATTAAAAACATATTTGCATACAATTCATACGAGTAATATATTGCAAGTGCTTATTGATCAATTAGTTATGCAAGAATATGATGAGAAAACACTTGATTATATGTTAATGAAAGCGAAAGAGTGGACAGCTCAAGATGAGGCTCGTTATCAGCTCGGAAGCTTAGGTATGAAAGCGATGGAAAATATAAAAGTAGATGGTTTTTTACAGTTTACGTTGAAATCGTTTATGAATATTGTAGATGAAGATAAAATTGGAGGTATTTTGCAGAAGTTTATCATTAGCAATATTAACAGCTTGCAAGATGCTGATAATAGTACGAGACAGCTTATATTAATGAAGATCCGCCAAGAGTTGATTAATGTGAAGGAAAATGAAGCTTTATTACAGGAATTAGAGAATTGGAAAGAAAAATGGATTGCGAATTGGGATGCTACTGACAAAATAAAAGAGATGCTTGAGCAAGTACAACAAAGGGCAGTTGCTTTTGTGAAAAATGAAGAATTTGCTGATAAATATGTTATTTCATTTTTAAAAACACAAATGAATAATATAAAAGAAGACGAACGGACTGTTCAAAAAATAGAAGATTGGTTACAAAAACAAGTTGTGAATCTTGTTGAAAAAAATCATTCGAAAATTGGAAAGCTTGTGCAAGAAAATTTTGATAAGCTAGATGATAAAACATTAATCGAAATGATTGAAAATAATGTCGGTAAAGATTTGCAGTGGATCCGTGTGAACGGGGCTGTTTGTGGCTTTATGATTGGATTAGTTTTAGAAGGAATAAAAGCGATTATATGA
- the exsE gene encoding exosporium protein ExsE: MRTWRVGTISMGISIILLGCFLLFSVAKGVQALDTLTAWWPVLLIILGAEILLYLLFSKKDQPFIKYDIFSIFFIGVLGSIGIAFYCLLSTGLLEEVRHSINTTRQTSNIPDGQLDIPESIKKIVVDAGHHPLTIEGNHTNQIHLFGTYEMTTKANEKLNLKREDFLSVQTAGETMYITLKSLPVQHTLFNSAPQVKPTLVLPQNKNVEIRASNNELSLYPGQLQNNWFVQNSSSVSVHLAKESDVSLTAVTNQKETHGNTPWEQVEDLTKKENNSSEENPELNDREHWYKNSIKTGNGTYKLHIEKAYNLNMSVIEK; encoded by the coding sequence ATGAGAACATGGCGCGTTGGAACCATCTCAATGGGTATTTCCATTATTTTATTAGGTTGCTTTTTACTATTTTCAGTCGCAAAAGGAGTTCAAGCATTAGATACATTAACAGCATGGTGGCCTGTTTTACTTATCATACTTGGCGCTGAAATTTTACTATACCTTCTATTTTCTAAAAAGGATCAACCTTTTATTAAATATGATATTTTTAGTATTTTCTTTATCGGAGTTTTAGGAAGCATTGGAATTGCTTTTTACTGTTTATTATCAACTGGATTACTAGAAGAAGTTCGTCATTCTATTAACACAACTAGGCAAACGAGTAATATTCCAGACGGACAACTTGATATACCTGAATCTATCAAAAAAATCGTAGTGGATGCGGGGCATCACCCTCTAACGATAGAGGGAAATCATACAAATCAAATTCATCTTTTTGGAACATATGAAATGACGACGAAAGCAAATGAAAAACTCAATTTAAAACGAGAGGATTTCCTTTCAGTTCAAACAGCTGGAGAAACGATGTATATAACTTTAAAATCATTACCGGTTCAGCATACGTTATTTAACTCTGCACCACAGGTGAAACCAACGCTCGTTCTTCCGCAAAATAAAAATGTAGAAATTCGTGCTTCAAATAACGAACTATCTCTTTATCCAGGTCAATTACAAAATAATTGGTTTGTACAAAACAGCTCAAGCGTATCTGTTCATTTAGCAAAAGAAAGTGATGTTTCTTTAACAGCCGTAACAAATCAAAAAGAAACTCACGGAAACACACCTTGGGAACAAGTAGAAGATTTAACGAAAAAAGAAAATAATTCTTCAGAAGAAAATCCAGAATTAAACGACCGAGAACATTGGTATAAAAACTCGATAAAAACAGGAAATGGGACGTACAAATTACATATTGAGAAAGCTTATAATTTAAATATGAGTGTTATCGAAAAATAA
- a CDS encoding RNA polymerase sigma factor, translating into MEERQLIEKAQQGSEHAFRILVQTYRHYIFQVIFSILRHEEDAKDVTQEVFVKIHTSLPNYQFRGLKTWMARIATNHAIDYKRKKARENEELSLCKETEENIKSSHNIEALLLTKEQKLLIAQKLRELPENYRDVVLAHYLEEKSYQEIAFQENIEVKTVEMKLYRARKWIKKHWKEEEFL; encoded by the coding sequence ATTGAGGAAAGACAATTAATTGAAAAAGCACAACAAGGAAGTGAGCATGCTTTTCGCATCCTTGTACAAACATATCGTCATTATATTTTTCAAGTTATCTTTTCTATTTTAAGACATGAAGAGGATGCTAAAGATGTTACACAAGAAGTATTCGTAAAAATTCACACCTCTCTCCCTAACTATCAATTTCGCGGATTAAAAACGTGGATGGCACGTATTGCTACCAATCACGCTATTGATTATAAGAGGAAGAAAGCTAGAGAAAACGAAGAACTCTCCTTATGTAAAGAAACTGAGGAAAATATAAAATCCTCTCATAACATTGAAGCTTTACTATTGACGAAAGAGCAAAAATTATTGATTGCTCAAAAACTAAGAGAACTTCCGGAAAATTACCGTGACGTCGTTCTCGCGCATTACTTAGAGGAAAAAAGCTATCAAGAAATTGCTTTCCAGGAAAACATCGAAGTGAAAACAGTCGAAATGAAACTGTATAGGGCAAGAAAATGGATTAAAAAACATTGGAAGGAGGAAGAGTTTCTATGA
- a CDS encoding response regulator transcription factor, which translates to MKIKILIADDNSFIREGMKIILNTYEEFEVLETVNDGKEAVAYCKKHEVDIALLDVRMPNMNGVEATKLICEETKTKPLILTTFDDDEYILEAVKNGAKGYLLKNNDPERIRDAIKGVYNGQTVMQDVILDKIKSNLMESKEEESKIDKSLFTERELSIIALIAKGFSNKEISKQLFISEGTIANYITSILGKTGLEHRTQIAIYYLTGKVD; encoded by the coding sequence ATGAAAATTAAAATATTAATAGCAGATGATAATTCATTTATTAGAGAAGGCATGAAAATTATTTTAAATACATACGAAGAGTTCGAAGTATTAGAAACTGTAAATGATGGAAAAGAGGCTGTAGCGTATTGTAAAAAGCATGAGGTCGATATTGCGCTTTTAGATGTTCGCATGCCAAACATGAATGGTGTAGAGGCGACGAAGTTAATTTGTGAGGAGACGAAAACGAAACCGCTTATTTTAACGACGTTTGATGATGATGAATATATTTTAGAGGCAGTAAAAAACGGAGCGAAAGGTTATTTATTAAAAAATAACGATCCTGAGCGTATTCGTGATGCAATAAAAGGAGTATATAACGGACAAACTGTTATGCAAGATGTAATTCTTGATAAAATTAAGTCTAATTTAATGGAAAGTAAAGAAGAGGAGTCTAAAATAGATAAGAGCCTTTTCACGGAAAGGGAGCTTAGTATTATTGCATTAATTGCAAAAGGTTTCTCTAATAAAGAAATTTCGAAGCAACTTTTCATATCGGAAGGCACGATTGCAAATTATATTACATCTATTTTAGGGAAAACTGGACTAGAACATCGCACACAAATTGCGATTTATTACTTAACAGGGAAAGTAGATTAA
- a CDS encoding sensor histidine kinase, with protein sequence MEFWLIVSKFIVFLYIVFSYIHSNVTNLPWVIFTLLIYLSVNVMISILKKDTYKKFLICLSIGVVMLFTWKVHPFFILFLPLNLYEIVSYYIEKKGQIFFIMIFPIFFIGDGIQMTYGLISAFCFLALTIADRYIARLLKLEMQNDKMRKDMQRLTKSLNENKEYIRQSEYTFKLEERNRLSQEIHDKIGHSMTGALIQMEAAKRLMEIDKEKSAELLQNAIHISKDGIESIRITLKNMKPPTEQIGIHRMRLFIDEFESKHDVKVPFVHKGNLDMISPIQWKVISENVTESLTNTMKYADATVISIDIHVLNKMIKVQVKDNGKGAVRVKKGLGIIGMEERTASVNGKIIVDGTSGFSVTMLLPI encoded by the coding sequence ATGGAATTTTGGTTAATTGTAAGTAAATTTATTGTCTTTTTATATATTGTGTTCAGCTACATTCACTCAAATGTTACGAACTTACCGTGGGTTATATTTACGTTGCTTATATACCTTTCTGTAAACGTAATGATTTCTATATTAAAAAAAGATACATACAAAAAGTTTTTAATCTGTCTGTCAATTGGCGTAGTCATGTTATTTACATGGAAGGTTCATCCGTTTTTTATTTTGTTTTTACCTTTGAACTTATACGAAATCGTAAGTTATTACATAGAAAAGAAAGGGCAAATCTTTTTCATAATGATCTTTCCCATCTTTTTTATAGGTGATGGTATTCAGATGACATATGGGCTTATTAGCGCATTTTGTTTTCTTGCTTTAACGATAGCAGACCGTTACATAGCACGTTTATTAAAATTAGAAATGCAAAATGATAAGATGCGAAAAGATATGCAACGACTGACGAAAAGCCTAAATGAAAACAAAGAATACATAAGACAATCAGAGTACACATTTAAGTTAGAAGAGAGAAATCGACTATCTCAAGAAATTCATGATAAAATCGGTCACTCGATGACAGGTGCACTTATCCAAATGGAAGCAGCAAAGAGATTAATGGAAATAGATAAAGAAAAATCTGCGGAGTTATTACAAAATGCGATTCATATTTCAAAGGATGGAATTGAAAGTATTAGAATTACTCTAAAAAATATGAAACCACCGACTGAACAAATTGGAATTCACCGTATGAGATTATTCATAGATGAGTTTGAAAGTAAGCATGATGTAAAAGTTCCGTTTGTACATAAAGGGAACTTGGATATGATTTCTCCTATTCAGTGGAAAGTTATTAGTGAAAACGTAACGGAATCGTTAACGAATACGATGAAATACGCTGATGCGACAGTTATCTCAATAGATATTCATGTATTGAATAAGATGATCAAGGTGCAGGTTAAGGATAACGGAAAAGGTGCAGTTCGTGTTAAAAAAGGCCTTGGTATTATTGGTATGGAGGAGAGAACAGCGTCTGTGAACGGGAAAATTATTGTAGATGGGACAAGTGGCTTTTCAGTAACCATGTTGTTACCGATATAG
- a CDS encoding ABC transporter ATP-binding protein → MNTLEIKNLTKKFGDFIAVDNMSLSIKEGEIFGFLGSNGAGKSTTINMIAGLLRSNEGEISILGKNIKKHNRFAKMNIGIVPQDIAIYEELTAYENVKFFAGLYGLRGAELKARVEEALQFVGLSDKHKSYPKNFSGGMKRRLNIACAIAHRPKLIIMDEPTVGIDPQSRNYILQSVRKLNEMGSTIIYTSHYMEEVEEICTKIAIVDHGKVIAEGTKEQLKAIITDTKDIWIEVKSVENLDVEKLKEINGVKAVQIEENVIKVNSDAGLNNLNKIIQHCINHDIEIRSLEEQAPNLETVFLTLTGRNLRDK, encoded by the coding sequence ATGAATACATTGGAAATTAAAAATTTAACGAAAAAATTTGGTGATTTCATCGCAGTAGATAATATGTCTTTATCGATTAAAGAAGGAGAAATATTTGGATTTTTAGGATCGAATGGTGCTGGGAAAAGTACAACGATTAATATGATTGCTGGCTTATTAAGAAGTAATGAAGGTGAAATTAGCATACTAGGAAAAAATATAAAGAAGCATAATCGTTTTGCCAAAATGAATATTGGTATCGTTCCGCAAGATATAGCAATCTATGAAGAGCTAACTGCTTATGAAAATGTGAAATTCTTTGCTGGATTGTACGGATTAAGAGGAGCTGAATTAAAAGCTAGGGTAGAGGAAGCTCTTCAATTTGTAGGACTTAGTGATAAACATAAAAGCTATCCGAAAAACTTTTCAGGTGGGATGAAAAGAAGATTGAATATAGCTTGTGCGATCGCTCATCGACCGAAGTTAATTATTATGGATGAGCCAACTGTTGGAATTGATCCGCAATCAAGAAACTATATTCTTCAGTCTGTCCGAAAATTAAATGAAATGGGAAGTACGATAATTTATACGAGTCACTATATGGAAGAAGTAGAAGAGATTTGTACGAAAATAGCGATTGTAGATCATGGTAAAGTGATTGCAGAAGGCACGAAAGAACAGTTAAAAGCGATTATTACCGATACGAAAGATATTTGGATTGAAGTGAAATCAGTAGAAAATCTCGATGTAGAAAAATTAAAAGAGATAAACGGTGTGAAAGCTGTTCAAATTGAAGAGAACGTAATTAAAGTAAATTCCGATGCAGGATTAAACAATTTAAATAAAATTATTCAACATTGTATTAATCATGACATTGAAATTCGTTCGTTAGAGGAGCAGGCTCCGAACTTAGAAACTGTATTCCTTACGTTGACTGGAAGAAACTTACGAGATAAATAA
- a CDS encoding ABC transporter permease, whose amino-acid sequence MNIFNIAIMHIKRDFRDVRTLVFMLAFPIVLMLVLGTALSNAFKSDSHSIKDIQVLYKDEASSTFSQSFEAFTKEVDKSGIHFKKIPEGIDGKEEVKQNKYAAYVELNKDGAKFYGSDRSSVEGSIVEGMLTTFVDKYNVAVEVAKVDPSKVSAVISNGNHNDYMKETSLQAAKKPGSMDYYAVVMTTMIALYAAMGASFLIRGERLRKTGDRLIAAPISKAEIFIGKVLGSLVANALCLLLVVLFSKFVFQANWGDHLGIIFIILLTEVFLAISFGLGIGYITKTGEASRAIIMVVVQLSSIFGGAYFVVEENFVTNLSPLTWANTAVMKIIYANDIGAALPVISLNLGISALFLLIAMIALRRREGL is encoded by the coding sequence TTGAACATCTTCAATATTGCAATTATGCACATTAAAAGAGATTTCAGGGACGTAAGAACTTTAGTTTTTATGTTAGCTTTTCCGATTGTGCTTATGCTTGTGTTAGGAACAGCGTTAAGTAACGCATTTAAAAGTGATAGTCATTCTATTAAAGATATACAAGTGTTATATAAAGATGAAGCGAGTAGTACGTTTTCTCAATCATTTGAAGCGTTTACGAAAGAAGTCGATAAATCAGGTATTCACTTTAAGAAAATTCCCGAAGGTATAGATGGAAAAGAAGAAGTGAAGCAAAATAAATATGCTGCATATGTGGAGTTAAATAAGGACGGTGCGAAATTTTACGGAAGTGACAGAAGTAGTGTCGAGGGAAGTATTGTTGAAGGGATGCTTACAACATTTGTTGATAAGTATAATGTAGCAGTCGAAGTTGCAAAAGTGGATCCAAGTAAGGTGAGCGCAGTTATTTCAAACGGAAATCATAATGATTATATGAAAGAAACATCCTTACAAGCTGCTAAAAAACCAGGCTCAATGGATTACTATGCAGTTGTAATGACGACGATGATTGCACTGTACGCTGCAATGGGGGCAAGTTTTTTAATTCGAGGAGAACGATTACGTAAAACAGGAGATCGTCTCATTGCGGCACCTATAAGTAAGGCTGAAATTTTCATTGGGAAAGTACTCGGTAGTCTTGTAGCGAATGCACTTTGTCTATTACTCGTTGTTTTATTTAGTAAATTTGTTTTTCAAGCGAATTGGGGCGACCATCTTGGAATTATATTTATTATTTTATTAACAGAGGTCTTTCTAGCAATTAGCTTCGGTTTAGGGATCGGATATATTACAAAAACAGGTGAAGCATCTAGAGCGATTATTATGGTTGTTGTGCAATTGTCTTCTATTTTTGGTGGTGCATATTTCGTAGTAGAAGAAAATTTCGTTACAAATTTATCACCATTAACATGGGCAAATACAGCTGTTATGAAAATTATTTATGCAAATGATATAGGAGCGGCACTGCCGGTAATATCTTTAAACCTTGGAATTTCAGCACTCTTTTTATTGATTGCGATGATTGCATTACGTAGACGGGAGGGGCTATAG
- a CDS encoding ABC transporter permease — MKDILWLIQKTLSVLLKNKKGLLIIISLPIIGTLISFSIYGNVGQGTLNIGVINKENQPIANDTVKFLEGLNHINVSEIKESEVEDKLTSKKLDGVITLQPGFSQSVREGKPSHIEISSIKGDQVTVFIKSYLYNYIDNIAAISKVAGTDQSTFDNMYAGYQKSSFKVKAETLEDTSKNKDMTNQTMGFLIVFMLFSAVNLSGFILKEKENRTYFRLLSTPIDGKKFILSNVAVNMIILTVQIVIAVLFMTNVFHTNINMPFIVMIGILMIFALIAIGLSLVIVSFAKNSTSANVMQNIVIVPTCLLAGCYFPYDIMPKAVQKVADFLPQRWLLDTISKLQQGIPFSELYVNILILFAFAIAFFLIAIYKFGRNNDARNFI; from the coding sequence ATGAAAGATATTTTATGGCTCATACAAAAAACGTTATCTGTACTTTTGAAAAATAAAAAAGGGTTACTAATTATTATTAGCTTGCCGATAATAGGAACACTCATCTCTTTTTCGATATACGGAAATGTAGGGCAAGGAACGTTAAACATCGGGGTTATAAATAAAGAAAATCAGCCTATAGCAAATGATACAGTGAAATTTTTAGAAGGATTAAATCATATAAATGTAAGTGAAATTAAGGAGTCTGAAGTGGAAGATAAACTCACTTCAAAAAAACTTGATGGCGTTATAACACTTCAGCCTGGTTTTTCGCAAAGTGTTCGAGAGGGGAAACCGAGTCATATTGAGATTTCATCGATTAAAGGCGATCAAGTAACAGTATTTATAAAATCATATTTATATAACTATATTGATAATATCGCTGCGATTAGTAAAGTGGCAGGAACGGATCAAAGTACGTTTGATAATATGTACGCTGGTTATCAAAAAAGTTCATTTAAAGTCAAAGCAGAGACACTTGAAGATACTTCAAAAAATAAAGATATGACAAATCAAACGATGGGATTCCTTATAGTGTTTATGCTATTTTCAGCGGTGAACTTGTCAGGATTTATTTTAAAGGAAAAAGAGAATAGAACGTATTTTAGATTATTATCAACACCGATAGATGGGAAGAAATTTATATTATCTAATGTCGCGGTGAATATGATTATATTAACAGTGCAAATTGTAATTGCAGTATTATTTATGACGAATGTTTTTCATACGAATATAAATATGCCTTTTATAGTTATGATTGGTATACTCATGATATTTGCTTTAATCGCAATTGGTTTATCGTTAGTCATTGTGTCTTTTGCGAAAAATTCAACTTCTGCAAATGTGATGCAAAATATAGTTATTGTACCAACATGCTTGCTTGCTGGGTGCTATTTTCCATATGACATCATGCCGAAAGCAGTACAAAAAGTGGCTGATTTTCTTCCGCAGCGCTGGCTGTTAGACACGATCTCGAAATTGCAGCAAGGAATTCCATTTTCCGAGTTGTATGTAAACATTTTAATCTTATTTGCCTTTGCAATCGCATTCTTCTTAATTGCTATTTATAAGTTTGGAAGAAATAATGATGCAAGGAATTTTATTTAA